In one Nicotiana sylvestris chromosome 8, ASM39365v2, whole genome shotgun sequence genomic region, the following are encoded:
- the LOC104233490 gene encoding calcium-binding protein KRP1-like, producing MATSRKSNFNDFLPLMAEKLGGDGLIGELCKGFQLLMDKDKRVITFESLKKNSALLGLQDLSDDDLKSMLKEGDFDGDGALNQMEFCVLMFRLSPELMEQSQFLLDEALNQDSEFSF from the coding sequence ATGGCTACGTCAAGAAAATCCAATTTCAATGATTTTTTGCCACTTATGGCTGAAAAACTAGGTGGGGATGGTTTAATTGGTGAATTATGTAAAGGGTTTCAGTTATTAATGGATAAGGATAAAAGGGTCATTACGTTTGAGAGTCTAAAAAAGAATTCTGCTTTGTTAGGGCTTCAAGATTTGAGTGATGATGATCTTAAGAGTATGCTAAAAGAAGGTGATTTTGATGGAGATGGAGCTCTTAATCAGATGgaattttgtgttttgatgtttAGATTGAGTCCTGAATTAATGGAACAGTCTCAGTTTTTGTTAGATGAGGCTCTTAACCAAGATTCTGAGTTTTCATTCTAA